One window of Deinococcus metalli genomic DNA carries:
- a CDS encoding phosphodiester glycosidase family protein, protein MSWRAFSPICLLLLTACGRANALDIGSVSAGGMTYTVATVDLGRDRLALHWLNPTTRQPYRTFGQLRDRLRKEGRTLLFATNSGIYAPGPKPLGLHVEQGRTLVPLNNARSGGNFALLPNGVFWIAGGRAGVTETQAYRRSNVSPTFATQSGPLLVQGGTLHPEFRKTGTSFKVRSGVGVCRDGRVRFAISRGPVNFYSFAVFFRDTLRCPDALYLDGSISAYATADTDTQLAPFAGIWSVSR, encoded by the coding sequence ATGTCCTGGCGCGCCTTCAGCCCTATTTGCCTGCTGCTCCTGACCGCCTGCGGACGGGCGAACGCCTTGGACATCGGGTCGGTGTCGGCCGGCGGGATGACCTACACCGTGGCGACCGTGGACCTCGGCCGGGACCGGCTGGCCCTGCACTGGCTCAATCCGACGACCAGGCAGCCATACCGCACCTTCGGGCAGCTGCGGGACCGGCTGCGCAAGGAAGGCCGCACGCTGCTGTTCGCCACGAACAGTGGGATCTACGCTCCTGGCCCGAAACCGCTGGGGCTGCATGTCGAGCAGGGGCGTACGCTCGTTCCCCTGAACAATGCGCGTTCCGGCGGAAATTTCGCACTGCTGCCCAATGGCGTGTTCTGGATCGCGGGTGGACGGGCGGGCGTGACGGAAACGCAGGCGTACCGCCGCTCGAACGTGAGCCCCACCTTCGCGACGCAGTCCGGCCCGCTGCTCGTGCAGGGCGGCACGTTGCATCCCGAGTTCCGCAAGACCGGCACGTCCTTCAAGGTCCGCAGCGGGGTGGGCGTGTGCCGGGACGGGCGGGTGCGCTTTGCGATCAGCCGGGGACCGGTGAACTTCTACTCGTTCGCCGTGTTCTTCCGCGACACCCTGCGCTGCCCGGACGCGCTGTACCTCGACGGCAGCATCAGCGCGTACGCCACGGCCGATACCGACACGCAGCTTGCCCCGTTCGCGGGCATATGGAGCGTGAGCCGGTAA